Proteins encoded together in one Bacteroidales bacterium window:
- the msrA gene encoding peptide-methionine (S)-S-oxide reductase MsrA, with amino-acid sequence MIRISFLTLIFIGILNTSCAQDKHENIESVMTSPGKLDTITLGAGCFWCVEAVFQQLKGVYKVESGYSGGHVKNPSYKEVCTGNTGHAEVCQITYNPDEISLSEILEVYWKTHDPTTLNRQGADVGTQYRSVIFYHTEEQHKLAQEMKDRLNQAHIWDNPVITDIQPFSNFYKAEDYHQEYYFNNTEQPYCRMVITPKIEKFKKVFADKLREK; translated from the coding sequence ATGATCAGAATTTCCTTTTTAACACTTATTTTTATAGGGATTTTAAATACATCCTGTGCGCAGGATAAACATGAAAATATCGAATCGGTTATGACATCACCGGGTAAACTGGACACAATCACACTTGGCGCCGGCTGTTTTTGGTGCGTGGAAGCTGTTTTTCAGCAATTAAAAGGCGTTTATAAGGTTGAATCAGGCTATTCAGGAGGCCATGTCAAAAATCCTTCATATAAAGAAGTGTGCACAGGTAATACAGGGCACGCTGAAGTATGCCAGATTACGTATAATCCGGATGAGATCTCTTTAAGTGAAATTCTTGAAGTATACTGGAAAACACATGATCCTACAACTCTCAATCGCCAGGGTGCTGATGTAGGAACCCAATACCGTTCTGTAATCTTCTATCATACCGAAGAACAGCATAAGCTGGCACAGGAAATGAAGGACAGGTTAAACCAGGCCCATATCTGGGATAATCCTGTAATCACTGATATTCAGCCATTTTCAAACTTCTACAAAGCTGAAGATTATCACCAGGAATATTACTTCAATAATACCGAACAGCCCTATTGCAGGATGGTAATCACTCCGAAGATTGAAAAATTCAAAAAAGTGTTTGCCGATAAGCTCAGGGAAAAATAG
- a CDS encoding LexA family transcriptional regulator → MFFSSNIKLLRKRKGRTQDDVAFALNMKRSTLSGYENEVSLPTIQALVAFSKYFGVAIDTLIKIDLRTLTESQFSQLERGGDVYLKGSNIRVLATTVNSNNEENIELVSVKAKAGYATGFADPEFIRELPVFQLPFLSRQKKYRTFQLSGDSMLPIPDGSYVTGEFVQDWNSIINGHGYIVLTLDEGIVFKIVENLMESENMLRLFSLNPIYEPFEVHASEIKEIWKFVNYISSEIPDPMIPSDELIRTVAGLKKDLNILKSRMGNRE, encoded by the coding sequence ATGTTCTTCTCCTCCAATATCAAACTCCTGCGCAAGAGAAAAGGCCGCACCCAGGACGATGTGGCATTTGCGCTCAACATGAAGCGGTCAACGCTCAGTGGTTATGAAAATGAAGTAAGCCTGCCTACAATCCAGGCGCTTGTTGCATTTTCAAAGTATTTTGGCGTCGCAATCGATACCCTTATAAAAATCGATTTGCGAACTCTCACCGAAAGCCAGTTTTCCCAGCTTGAACGCGGCGGCGATGTCTATCTCAAAGGCAGTAACATCAGGGTTCTTGCCACCACCGTTAACAGCAATAACGAGGAAAATATCGAGCTTGTCTCCGTTAAAGCCAAAGCCGGGTATGCTACCGGTTTCGCCGACCCCGAATTTATAAGGGAATTGCCTGTTTTTCAGCTGCCTTTTCTTTCACGGCAGAAAAAATACAGGACCTTCCAGCTTAGCGGCGATTCAATGCTTCCCATTCCTGACGGGTCTTATGTAACCGGAGAGTTTGTTCAGGACTGGAACAGCATTATTAATGGCCATGGCTATATTGTGCTGACCCTGGACGAGGGCATTGTTTTCAAAATCGTGGAAAACCTTATGGAAAGCGAAAATATGCTCAGGCTGTTCTCGCTTAATCCCATTTATGAACCCTTTGAAGTACATGCCAGTGAAATAAAAGAGATCTGGAAATTCGTGAATTATATCAGTTCGGAAATTCCTGATCCCATGATTCCTTCGGATGAACTCATCCGTACTGTTGCCGGTCTTAAAAAGGATCTCAACATTCTCAAAAGCCGGATGGGAAACCGGGAATAA
- the dinB gene encoding DNA polymerase IV, which yields MFLSTTSTESSARSIIHFDLDSFFVSVERLINNKLNGKPVVIGSLSGRGVVSSCSYEARKFGIHSAMPMKMVRQLCADAIVVRGDMDLYSKYSNMVTEIIAERAPVYEKASIDEHYIDLTGMDRFFGTLKWTHELRRDIMKQTGLPISSGLSVNKTVSKIATGEAKPNGEKEVPASLVRPFLDPLPISKIPMIGEKTFHLLRSMGIATIGTLGQIPPEMMEKVLGKNGIEIWKKANGIDTTPVIPCWEQKSISAERTFDTDTTDIAMLNNTIVNMVEKIAYELRREEKLTSCVTVKIRYSNFDTHTLQQRIPYTSFDHKLIDLAKSLFQRLYQRRMLIRLIGVKFSHLVRGTPQLNMFEDTPEMVRLYQEIDRMRKRYGKNAVVRAVGAGRDERREGSKE from the coding sequence ATGTTTTTATCAACAACATCAACGGAAAGCAGTGCGCGGAGTATTATCCACTTCGATCTGGATAGTTTTTTTGTATCGGTTGAGCGGCTTATTAATAACAAACTGAACGGAAAACCGGTTGTAATAGGCAGTTTATCGGGTCGCGGGGTTGTCTCCAGTTGCAGTTATGAAGCACGTAAGTTTGGCATTCATTCGGCCATGCCTATGAAAATGGTTCGTCAGCTGTGTGCGGATGCCATTGTGGTTCGGGGTGACATGGACCTGTACAGCAAGTATTCAAACATGGTAACCGAAATTATTGCTGAACGGGCACCCGTGTATGAAAAAGCATCCATCGATGAACATTATATCGACCTTACCGGAATGGACCGGTTTTTCGGAACTCTCAAATGGACACATGAACTGCGCCGGGATATCATGAAACAAACCGGTTTGCCTATATCATCAGGATTATCTGTAAATAAAACCGTTTCAAAAATTGCAACCGGCGAAGCCAAGCCAAACGGGGAAAAGGAAGTCCCCGCTTCACTCGTCCGTCCTTTCCTTGATCCTTTGCCTATCAGCAAAATTCCTATGATCGGTGAAAAAACCTTTCACCTTCTGCGTTCAATGGGAATAGCCACCATAGGCACATTGGGACAGATACCGCCTGAAATGATGGAGAAAGTTCTTGGCAAAAACGGTATCGAAATCTGGAAAAAAGCCAACGGCATTGACACAACACCTGTCATTCCCTGCTGGGAACAGAAATCGATAAGCGCCGAAAGAACTTTTGACACCGATACAACGGATATCGCCATGCTCAACAACACCATTGTAAATATGGTGGAGAAGATCGCTTATGAACTGCGCAGGGAGGAAAAGCTCACGTCATGTGTTACGGTGAAAATAAGGTATTCAAATTTTGACACACACACCCTGCAGCAACGGATCCCTTACACATCATTTGATCATAAACTGATCGACCTGGCAAAATCGCTGTTTCAGCGACTCTACCAGCGACGCATGCTCATCCGGCTTATCGGGGTGAAATTCAGCCACCTTGTAAGGGGAACGCCTCAGCTCAACATGTTCGAGGATACCCCTGAAATGGTAAGGCTTTACCAGGAAATCGACAGGATGCGGAAAAGATACGGCAAGAACGCGGTCGTGCGGGCAGTGGGGGCAGGAAGAGATGAGAGGAGAGAGGGGAGTAAGGAGTAG
- the dnaE gene encoding DNA polymerase III subunit alpha — translation MYLNCHSYYSLRYGTMPVEKLVALAQQNDVRTMAMTDINNSMGMMDFISECRKAHIKPIAGIEFRDDDHKLLYIAIAKNNKGFREINEFLTAHNLGKTPLPVRAPSFDNACVIYPFKNRIPIKPEENEFIGVRPGEINKLVTSRYRYYEQKLVALMPVTFASSEEHELHRHLRAIGNNTLLSKITDDDVASPKEQFIPPDFIPVLFSDYPQIMKNTERLLDECSVEMDFDTVKNKRIFTSSRYDDRLLLEKLALDGMSYRYGKSNAEARKRIQHELEVIDKMGFSAYFLITWDIIRYSMSRGFYHVGRGSGANSIVAYCLKITDVDPIELNLYFERFINPKRTSPPDFDIDFSWKDRDEVQDYIFKRYGNKHTALLGTVTTFRDRSIFRELGKVYGLPKEEIDRLVDYPDASVNRDEITEKLFSTGNRLMDFPNIRSIHAGGILISEEPITCYTALDLPPKGFPTTQFDMYVAEAIGFEKLDILSQRGIGHINESVDIIRQNRSIKVDVHRVSDFKKDKKVNQRLYNGEAIGCFYIESPAMRGLLKKLKCDNYLTLVAASSIIRPGVAKSGMMKEYIKRFHDPDNINYLHPVMESQLKETFGVMVYQEDVIKICHHFAGLDLADADILRRAMAGKFRSKGEFDRIRQRFFDNCAERGYPETLTAEVWRQVASFAGYAFSKAHSASYAVESYQSLYLKTYYPQEFMVAVINNFGGFYRTWVYFNEARRSGASINLPCVNKSMYKTCIYGSDIFVGFIHIANLEAKIAETIVSERLREGEYTSLENFICRVPAGIEQLVILIRLDAFRFTGKTKKELLWEAHMLLGKASRQTDMPMLFAEKSKTFKLPALEQTRLEDAYDEIELLGFPVSCTSFDMLETRYRSNISSSELIQHVGKKVKLLGDLVTIKYVHTVKGEWMHFGCFLDIHGEFFDSVNFPNSLKNYPFRGYGVYLILGTVTEEFGFPSITVEKMAKLPFKKDPRY, via the coding sequence ATGTATCTGAACTGTCATTCATATTATAGCCTCCGCTACGGAACCATGCCGGTTGAAAAACTGGTGGCCCTCGCACAGCAAAACGATGTGCGCACTATGGCCATGACCGATATCAACAACAGTATGGGCATGATGGATTTTATTTCGGAATGCCGGAAAGCGCATATCAAACCGATCGCCGGAATAGAATTCAGGGACGATGATCACAAACTTCTTTATATTGCCATAGCCAAAAACAATAAGGGATTCCGTGAAATCAACGAATTCCTTACAGCACATAACCTGGGGAAGACTCCCCTGCCCGTTCGTGCACCTTCATTTGACAACGCCTGTGTGATTTATCCTTTCAAAAACCGTATTCCGATTAAGCCCGAAGAAAATGAGTTTATAGGTGTAAGGCCGGGTGAAATTAATAAGCTGGTTACTTCACGGTATCGTTACTACGAACAGAAACTTGTAGCACTCATGCCTGTAACCTTTGCCAGTTCAGAAGAACATGAATTGCATCGCCATCTTCGCGCGATCGGAAATAATACGCTGTTAAGCAAGATTACCGATGACGACGTGGCCTCACCCAAAGAACAATTTATACCACCCGATTTCATACCCGTACTGTTTTCTGATTACCCGCAGATAATGAAAAACACTGAAAGACTGTTGGATGAGTGTTCGGTGGAAATGGATTTTGATACAGTGAAGAATAAACGGATCTTTACTTCGAGCCGTTACGACGACCGGTTGTTGCTTGAAAAACTGGCCCTCGACGGCATGTCGTATCGCTATGGAAAATCAAATGCAGAAGCCCGGAAACGCATTCAGCACGAACTTGAAGTGATTGATAAAATGGGATTCTCAGCATATTTTCTGATCACATGGGATATCATCCGGTATTCAATGAGCCGCGGCTTTTACCATGTCGGCCGTGGCAGTGGCGCCAACAGTATTGTAGCCTATTGCCTTAAAATAACGGATGTCGATCCTATAGAACTTAACCTGTATTTTGAACGGTTTATTAACCCCAAACGCACTTCCCCGCCCGATTTTGATATCGATTTTTCATGGAAAGACAGGGATGAAGTCCAGGATTACATTTTCAAGCGCTATGGGAATAAGCATACGGCCCTGCTCGGAACGGTAACCACATTCCGCGACCGGTCGATCTTCAGGGAATTGGGAAAAGTTTACGGGTTGCCTAAGGAAGAGATTGACAGGCTGGTTGATTACCCCGATGCTTCGGTGAACAGGGATGAAATCACTGAAAAATTATTTTCAACGGGAAACCGGTTGATGGATTTCCCCAATATCCGGAGTATACATGCCGGCGGGATCCTCATATCAGAAGAGCCAATAACCTGTTATACTGCTCTTGATCTTCCTCCAAAAGGTTTTCCGACCACCCAGTTTGATATGTATGTCGCTGAAGCCATTGGTTTTGAAAAACTGGATATCCTGAGTCAGCGAGGTATCGGGCATATCAATGAAAGTGTTGATATTATCCGCCAGAACCGGAGTATCAAGGTGGATGTGCACAGGGTCTCCGATTTTAAGAAGGATAAAAAGGTAAACCAGCGCCTTTATAACGGTGAGGCTATCGGTTGCTTTTACATCGAAAGTCCCGCCATGCGCGGCTTACTTAAAAAACTTAAATGTGACAATTATCTTACCCTGGTTGCAGCCAGTTCAATCATCAGGCCCGGAGTAGCCAAATCGGGTATGATGAAGGAATACATCAAACGTTTTCATGATCCTGATAATATCAATTACCTGCATCCGGTGATGGAATCTCAGTTAAAAGAAACCTTCGGTGTTATGGTTTACCAGGAAGATGTTATAAAAATATGCCATCATTTTGCGGGACTTGACCTGGCTGATGCAGACATTCTGAGAAGGGCAATGGCAGGGAAGTTCAGGTCGAAAGGTGAATTTGACAGGATCCGCCAGCGGTTTTTTGATAATTGTGCCGAACGGGGCTATCCCGAAACACTTACGGCCGAAGTGTGGCGCCAGGTGGCCTCTTTTGCAGGATATGCGTTTTCAAAGGCCCATTCGGCATCCTATGCCGTCGAGAGCTATCAGAGCCTTTACCTGAAGACCTATTATCCCCAGGAATTCATGGTAGCTGTAATCAACAACTTCGGGGGATTTTACCGCACCTGGGTATATTTCAATGAAGCCAGGCGGTCAGGTGCCTCAATCAACTTGCCCTGTGTGAATAAGAGCATGTATAAGACCTGTATTTACGGCAGCGATATTTTTGTCGGTTTTATCCATATTGCAAATCTTGAAGCTAAAATTGCCGAAACCATTGTGAGTGAGCGCCTCCGTGAGGGGGAATATACAAGCCTTGAGAATTTTATCTGCCGTGTTCCGGCAGGTATTGAACAGCTCGTTATTCTTATCAGGCTTGATGCTTTCCGTTTTACAGGCAAAACAAAAAAGGAATTGCTTTGGGAAGCCCATATGCTTCTTGGAAAAGCAAGCAGGCAAACGGATATGCCCATGCTTTTTGCTGAAAAATCAAAGACATTTAAACTTCCTGCTCTTGAACAGACTAGGCTTGAAGATGCCTATGATGAAATCGAATTGCTTGGCTTTCCGGTTTCCTGCACGAGTTTTGATATGCTCGAAACGAGATATCGCAGCAATATTTCTTCATCAGAACTTATTCAGCATGTGGGTAAAAAGGTAAAATTATTGGGTGATCTTGTAACGATCAAATATGTACATACGGTTAAAGGCGAATGGATGCATTTCGGATGCTTTCTGGATATTCACGGCGAATTTTTTGACTCCGTTAACTTTCCCAATTCTCTGAAAAACTACCCGTTTCGTGGATACGGGGTTTACCTGATCCTGGGAACTGTAACTGAAGAATTCGGATTTCCCAGTATCACTGTTGAAAAAATGGCTAAGCTGCCGTTTAAGAAGGATCCGAGGTATTAG
- a CDS encoding DNA/RNA non-specific endonuclease, producing the protein MKKAVIFLVSLSGISLFAQQYELPASMPREQQVKHTRFTLSYNEGYELPSWVAYQLTAEQAKATGSVKEKFTEDAMVTTGSASVKNYKDAGFIMGQMVPVEDMLNLPKAAEETYLTSNTAPQKPTFNKNVWRKTELLIREWAKEGYTLYIVAGPVITDAPFGSFGSDKISIPLRYYKAVLDMNGERAIGFVMSSNVASGAPKTFAVSIDELEKITGIDFFPALPDDIENKIEASKDFTKWNFKALEQ; encoded by the coding sequence ATGAAAAAGGCCGTCATCTTCCTTGTTTCACTCTCCGGCATCAGTCTTTTTGCCCAGCAGTATGAGCTTCCCGCTTCAATGCCAAGGGAGCAGCAGGTTAAACACACCCGGTTCACTCTTTCATACAATGAAGGCTACGAACTTCCTTCATGGGTGGCTTATCAGCTGACCGCTGAACAGGCAAAAGCAACCGGCAGTGTAAAGGAAAAATTCACGGAGGATGCCATGGTAACTACCGGTTCAGCTTCGGTTAAAAATTATAAAGATGCCGGGTTTATTATGGGTCAGATGGTACCGGTTGAAGACATGTTAAACCTGCCGAAAGCTGCCGAAGAGACATATCTGACTTCGAATACTGCGCCTCAGAAGCCTACGTTCAATAAAAATGTATGGAGAAAGACTGAATTACTGATCCGCGAATGGGCAAAAGAAGGTTATACCCTTTATATAGTGGCGGGACCTGTAATTACAGATGCACCTTTCGGTTCATTTGGTTCTGATAAAATCAGTATTCCTTTAAGGTACTATAAAGCTGTTCTTGATATGAACGGTGAAAGGGCTATAGGTTTTGTTATGAGCAGCAATGTAGCATCCGGAGCTCCCAAAACATTCGCAGTATCTATTGATGAACTCGAAAAGATAACAGGAATCGACTTTTTTCCTGCACTTCCTGATGACATTGAAAACAAAATCGAAGCCTCAAAGGATTTTACAAAGTGGAATTTTAAGGCATTGGAACAGTAG
- the sucD gene encoding succinate--CoA ligase subunit alpha produces MSILVNKNSRIIVQGFTGGEGTFHAQQMIEYGTQVVGGITPGKGGQTHLDRPVFNTVADAVKNTGADTSVIFVPAAFAADAIMEAAEAGIKVVVCITEGIPTLDMVKVKQYLSGSKTRLIGPNCPGIITPGEAKVGIMPGFIHRKGHIGIVSRSGTLTYEAVDQVTKAGMGQSTCIGIGGDPIIGTTTLDAVKMFMEDHETEGIIMIGEIGGSMEPDAARWIKDNGKKPVVGFIAGQTAPKGRRMGHAGAIIGGAEDTAAAKMKIMRECGIHVVESPAEIAATMVKALKNNSYAS; encoded by the coding sequence ATGAGTATCCTGGTTAATAAAAATTCGCGGATTATTGTGCAGGGCTTTACCGGTGGTGAGGGCACTTTTCATGCACAGCAGATGATTGAGTATGGTACACAGGTTGTCGGTGGGATTACTCCTGGTAAAGGCGGGCAAACCCACCTGGACAGACCGGTATTCAACACCGTTGCGGATGCAGTTAAAAACACAGGAGCTGATACATCTGTCATCTTTGTACCCGCTGCATTTGCAGCCGATGCCATTATGGAAGCCGCCGAAGCTGGTATAAAGGTTGTTGTATGCATCACCGAGGGCATACCTACTCTTGATATGGTAAAAGTCAAGCAATATCTGTCAGGCTCAAAAACAAGGCTTATTGGTCCTAATTGTCCGGGAATTATTACACCGGGTGAAGCCAAGGTAGGAATTATGCCGGGTTTTATTCACCGTAAAGGACATATCGGGATTGTTTCCCGCTCCGGCACCCTCACTTATGAAGCAGTTGACCAGGTTACAAAAGCGGGGATGGGACAATCGACATGCATCGGAATCGGTGGAGATCCGATAATTGGTACTACCACCCTTGATGCAGTGAAGATGTTCATGGAAGATCATGAAACAGAAGGCATTATAATGATAGGCGAAATCGGGGGAAGTATGGAGCCCGATGCAGCGCGCTGGATTAAAGATAATGGTAAAAAGCCTGTTGTAGGTTTTATTGCGGGTCAAACAGCACCGAAAGGTCGGAGAATGGGTCATGCAGGAGCTATCATCGGAGGCGCGGAAGACACAGCAGCGGCAAAGATGAAGATCATGCGAGAGTGCGGAATACATGTGGTGGAATCTCCTGCGGAAATTGCTGCTACCATGGTGAAAGCACTTAAAAACAACTCATATGCAAGTTAA
- the mnmE gene encoding tRNA uridine-5-carboxymethylaminomethyl(34) synthesis GTPase MnmE, with amino-acid sequence MYSKEDTICAISTPPGKGAIAVIRCSGPDALAVSGRITRLPGGLNITDLPANTIHYGTIHNENEIIDQVVVSIFRKPHSYSGEDTVEISCHGSPFIQKKILELLVKAGGRLATAGEFTMRAFLNGKLDLTQVEAVADLIASGSEASHRIAIKQMRGGFTKEIKKLRDKLLGFTSLVELELDFSEEDVEFADRSALKTLIEEIILTLSTLSESFTLGNVIKHGIPVAIAGKTNAGKSTLLNLLLKEEKAIVSDIAGTTRDSIEDVISIRGLHFRLIDTAGLRHTEDVIEKLGIERTWQKISQAYIILQVLDNNSKAEEITQLSEKLGNDSSKNRIIVLNKIDRLPPEKLQERMTEFGKLLNDNEKIIPVSALNGTNLTLLEAALIESAGFTENEENDVIITNVRHFEALDKALSAMKRAEAGLTSGLPGDLLAQDIRETIHYLGEITGEITTDEVLGNIFKNFCIGK; translated from the coding sequence ATGTATTCCAAAGAAGATACGATTTGTGCCATATCAACCCCTCCCGGGAAAGGTGCCATAGCGGTTATACGCTGCAGCGGACCTGATGCACTGGCTGTTTCCGGTCGCATAACCCGGTTACCTGGCGGTTTGAACATTACCGATCTTCCTGCCAATACAATTCACTACGGAACCATCCATAACGAGAATGAAATCATTGACCAGGTAGTTGTAAGTATTTTCAGGAAGCCTCATTCGTATTCCGGAGAAGATACTGTTGAAATCAGCTGCCACGGCTCGCCCTTTATCCAGAAGAAAATCCTTGAGTTGCTTGTAAAAGCCGGAGGCAGGCTGGCCACCGCCGGTGAATTCACTATGCGTGCGTTTCTCAATGGAAAACTTGATCTTACCCAGGTGGAAGCGGTTGCCGACCTGATTGCTTCAGGTTCGGAAGCTTCACACCGCATTGCCATTAAACAAATGCGTGGCGGTTTTACAAAGGAAATCAAAAAGCTCAGGGATAAATTGCTGGGATTTACATCGCTTGTTGAACTTGAACTTGATTTCAGCGAGGAAGATGTTGAATTTGCCGACAGAAGCGCTTTAAAAACATTGATTGAAGAAATCATTCTTACGCTGAGTACCCTAAGTGAATCATTCACGCTTGGAAATGTCATTAAGCATGGCATCCCGGTTGCCATTGCCGGAAAAACAAATGCCGGAAAATCGACACTGCTTAACCTGCTGTTAAAGGAGGAAAAGGCCATTGTTTCGGATATTGCAGGCACTACACGTGATTCTATAGAAGATGTCATCAGTATCAGGGGATTGCACTTCAGGTTGATTGACACTGCCGGACTGCGTCACACCGAAGATGTAATTGAAAAGTTGGGCATTGAACGCACATGGCAAAAGATCAGCCAGGCGTATATAATCCTCCAGGTACTCGATAACAACAGCAAGGCTGAAGAAATAACCCAGCTTTCAGAGAAACTCGGCAATGATTCTTCAAAGAACAGGATCATTGTATTGAATAAAATCGACAGACTGCCGCCTGAAAAATTACAGGAACGGATGACTGAATTCGGAAAGCTGCTTAACGATAATGAAAAAATAATACCGGTCTCTGCATTGAATGGCACCAATTTGACCCTGCTTGAAGCTGCATTGATTGAATCGGCCGGTTTTACTGAAAATGAAGAAAATGACGTTATCATTACCAATGTGCGTCATTTTGAGGCACTTGACAAAGCTCTTTCTGCCATGAAAAGGGCTGAAGCCGGGTTAACCAGCGGCCTCCCCGGCGACCTCCTCGCCCAGGATATCCGCGAAACCATTCACTATCTCGGTGAAATCACAGGCGAAATCACCACCGACGAAGTGCTGGGCAATATTTTCAAAAATTTTTGTATCGGGAAATAG
- a CDS encoding T9SS type A sorting domain-containing protein, whose amino-acid sequence MKTLILLVLILAMVHLSYGQDVNIPDANFKNALISAGVDTNEDGKISYAECETIKKLDVGYKNISDLTGIEAFVNLDTLICYGNQLISLNVSNNSSLVFLYCSQNQLVNLDIAGCIALISLICDCNQLTSLNFTTNTALNYLDCPANQLTSLDVTNNPALSHLNCSSNQLTSLNVSGCHALTHLSCLGNQLTSLDVSACKGLTYLSCDGNPMMDDLNIFGCTCLTYLGCSCNRLTSLDVSNFVALKDMDCSFNQLTSLKISGCTALENIEIFDNQLTELDASGCVALTYLRIFNNPLVNLDVSGCIALEDLYCMDNTLASLDVSGCSALQYLYCYNNKLTNLDVSSCISLSFLNCAYNQLASLDISGCIALSFLGCTNNRLTSLDVSGCVGIEALDCSNNQLTTLDVSVCNALWSLSCSGNQLTGLDLSALSGLYILNCGGNPFTILDLSMDTALINLSINDMPALSKVCVWEIPFPVPFDTTNSPNVYFTNECVINSLNPVKASDKIGLYPNPSNGMLNIKIEKENDAKIEIYTITGKLIYSKGFNSTSEKIDISGFPGGIYLVKVKQNMEVIVNELVLR is encoded by the coding sequence ATGAAAACCCTGATTTTATTGGTGTTGATACTTGCAATGGTACATCTGTCTTACGGACAGGATGTAAATATACCCGATGCAAATTTTAAAAATGCCCTGATATCCGCGGGAGTTGACACAAACGAAGATGGGAAAATCAGCTATGCTGAATGTGAGACGATAAAGAAACTGGATGTCGGTTATAAGAACATTTCAGATCTGACAGGGATTGAAGCATTTGTAAATTTAGATACACTTATTTGTTACGGAAACCAATTAATCAGTCTCAATGTCAGTAATAATAGTTCTTTAGTATTCTTATACTGCAGTCAAAATCAATTAGTAAATTTGGATATTGCCGGTTGCATAGCTTTGATATCTTTAATCTGTGACTGTAATCAACTTACCAGTCTGAATTTTACAACTAATACTGCATTAAATTATTTGGATTGCCCTGCCAACCAATTAACCAGCCTGGATGTTACAAATAATCCGGCATTATCACACCTGAATTGCTCTTCAAACCAGTTAACCAGTTTGAATGTTTCCGGTTGTCATGCTTTAACACATTTATCCTGTTTAGGCAACCAGTTAACAAGCCTGGATGTTTCCGCTTGCAAGGGACTTACCTATTTGTCCTGTGATGGCAATCCAATGATGGATGATTTGAATATCTTTGGTTGTACTTGCCTTACATACTTGGGTTGTTCTTGTAACCGGCTGACCAGCCTGGATGTTTCCAATTTTGTTGCACTGAAAGATATGGATTGTTCGTTTAACCAGTTAACCAGCCTGAAAATTTCAGGTTGCACAGCTCTCGAAAATATTGAGATCTTTGATAATCAGTTAACAGAATTAGATGCTTCCGGCTGTGTTGCTTTGACCTATTTGAGAATTTTTAACAACCCGTTAGTCAATCTGGATGTTTCTGGTTGTATCGCTTTAGAAGATCTTTATTGTATGGACAATACATTAGCCAGCCTGGATGTTTCCGGATGCAGTGCTCTTCAATACTTATATTGCTACAATAATAAATTAACCAACCTTGATGTTTCCAGTTGTATTTCTTTATCATTTTTGAATTGCGCCTATAACCAACTAGCAAGCCTAGATATTTCCGGTTGTATTGCTTTATCATTTTTGGGATGCACCAATAATCGCCTAACCAGTCTGGATGTTTCCGGTTGTGTCGGTATTGAAGCTTTGGACTGCTCCAATAATCAGTTAACCACCCTGGATGTTTCTGTTTGTAATGCTTTATGGTCTTTGTCCTGCTCAGGTAATCAGTTAACCGGACTGGATCTTTCTGCCTTAAGTGGTTTATATATACTGAATTGTGGTGGTAATCCATTCACCATCCTGGATCTTAGCATGGATACGGCATTAATAAATCTGTCGATAAATGACATGCCTGCCCTTTCTAAGGTTTGTGTATGGGAAATACCTTTCCCTGTTCCTTTTGATACAACAAACAGTCCGAATGTTTATTTTACGAATGAATGTGTAATCAATTCTTTAAATCCAGTTAAAGCATCTGACAAAATAGGATTATATCCAAATCCGTCCAATGGTATGCTGAATATAAAGATTGAAAAGGAAAATGATGCTAAAATTGAGATTTATACAATCACTGGCAAACTGATATACAGTAAAGGATTTAATTCAACATCTGAAAAAATTGACATTTCAGGCTTCCCGGGGGGTATATACCTTGTGAAGGTGAAACAGAACATGGAAGTTATTGTTAATGAACTTGTTCTGAGATAA